The genomic region GTGTTGTGGACGAATTGACGTGCATAGGACCGCGCGTTGAAACCGCCGAGGGACAGCCGCGTCCAATACAGGACGTAAGTGAGGATGATCTGCGCCATGACTGCGATCCGGGTCCTAAGCGCCTTGCCACGCGGCGCGGTGGCGCGCACCTCGGGTTCGACGCCAGCAAAGCTGAGCATGGGTTGCGGGCCTTCGTCGGGCAAGGGGTTCCCGGTACTGCCGGCCGTGTTCAGGATGGCGACCAGATCGGCAACCAAAGCCCGGAAGCTTTCAGGCGTGGCATCGGTTCCCGGAACTGCGATGACGGAGACGATATTGCCGTTCCGGGCAGCCAGTGGGTTCCAGCGGCAGGAAAGCCCGGTCAGGTCGGGGCGGCTGCCCGGCTCGGCCGGGGCAATGGTGTATGCCCCCGCCTTCATCTGCGCCTCGGCCCAGGAAGAGCCGCCACCCGCAAACATCGCAAAGGTAAGGTCTGGACCGGTCCGGAAGCGGGCGACCTGCACGTCCAGACCTTGGGCCCGGATGGCCGACAGCGGCACGATGGCCACGCGCATCGTCAGGCCCAGGTCCTCGCTGATCCAGCGGGCGACTGCGGCAAGTGCCGTGCGCGTCTGGTCCTCGGCCCAGCCGGGTACGGCGATCACCGCGCCGTCGCCGCCGAAGACAAAGGGATAGTCCATCCGCCCCAGCGTGTTCAGCACTGCCGTGATCACGGACGCGCCGGCCATGTTGACCATCTTGTACTTGCCCATCGCAATCGCCTCGCTGGATGAGACGACATCGGCAACGGCGAGTATCCAGTCATCAGGCAGGGCGCGGTAGCGTGATACGTCCGCGACATCGCCGAAATCGGTGAAGACCGGCAAGGTGTCGATGTAGTCGGGCGCGATGTCGGCCGTCATTAGGGGCACTCCTGTCGCGCGGGTCGGGGCGCGTCGCATAAGGATAGGGTTTGCGACCGGTTTATGGAATGGGACTGCACTTTCACAATCAGGTAGCCGCCGGGTCTTGTCTGCGGTGCGAAGGCCGGATGTTCGCTGGAGCAGGTCCGGGGCAGGTCCCGGGCAGGCGCAATACCATCGGACCGCTGTGGGCGGGCAACCCGATGTCTGCAAGTGTTGCCGTAGACAGTTCCACCATCCATGCTACCTTTGCATCCTGCGTTGCGGGGTCAAACCAGCCTGGCAGAAAGTTGCAGTGTTCAGTGAGATAGACGCCGAATGACACCCGCATCCGGAACGCCATGGTGGTCTTGGGCCGCCCCGACAGTCGCCATCCTGATCGGAGCGGTTGGATTGCTGGCTTTGCACGGCGAGATTCCGGCAATCGGTTTCGTCGTCGCGGTTCCCGTGCTTTTCGCCGCTGTCTTCGCCGCTGTGCACCATGCCGAAACCGTCGCCCATCGAATAGGCCAACCGTTCGGGTCCATTCTGCTGGCCCTGGCTGTCACTGTGATCGAAGTGTCGCTGATCGTGTCGATGCTGCTTTCCTCGCCCGAGACCGACAGCAGCATCGCCCGCGATACCGTCTTTGCCGCAATCATGATCGTGCTGAACGGGATTGTCGGGTTGTGCCTGCTGATCGGTGGTATCCGGTTTCACGAGCAGGTCTTTCAGGCCCGAAGTGCAAGTGCGGCTCTGGGCGTTCTTGGGACACTTGCGGTCCTTGGTCTTGTGCTGCCGAACTATACGACAACGACCCCGGGCCCAAGTTACGCCCCTGCCCAGCTTGTCTTTGTGGCCGTCGTGTCCTTGGCGCTTTATGGCCTGTTTCTGTATGTGCAGACGGTACGGCACAAGGATGCCTTCCTGGATGGCGACGCAGATGACGATCAGCATGCGCCGCCGGACCGCCGCACTTTCCTGATCGCGCTTGCCCTTCTGCCGCTGTCGCTGCTGGCCGTTGTCCTGTTGGCCGAGGTTCTGGCCCATCCGGTCGAAGCTGCCATTGTCCGGTCCGGCTTTCCCGAAGCCCTGATTGGCGTCATCATCGCGCTGGTCGTGCTGATGCCGGAAGGACTTGCATCCGTGCGGGCAGCGCGGGCGAACCGGCTGCAGACCAGCATCAACCTGGCCTTGGGGTCGGCGCTGGCCAGTCTTTGCCTGACCATCCCGACGGTGGCGGTCTTGTCGATCGCCATGGGCCAAACCCTGATCCTCGGTCTTGAGGCTGAACATCTGGTGCTGCTTTTGCTGTCGCTGTTCATGGCGACGCTTACCCTGGCCACGGGCCGGACGACGGTGCTTCAGGGCGGCGTTCACCTGGTGATCTTCTTCGCCTTTCTGACGATTGCCGCGATTCCGTAGCCCAACCCGCAGTCAGGGGTATCAGCGCGGGGAATTGCCGGGGTCGGGCGGTGGCAGCCCCTCCCACATCAACCCCGGGCGATAGCGGGCGGTGATCTGGCCGCCGCTCAGCGCAAGAAGATGCAGCCAGCCGTTGTCGAACAGCGCCCGCACGCCGTCATGCTTACGCAGGATGTCGGTCATCGCCTCGACCGGTGCCTCGACCATGACAGTCAGGCGCAACGCGTCATGCACGGCATTTGCGCCGTCATGCACGGTCTGGAACGGCAGGCCGGGGCGGAGGAGGCCGCCATTGCCCTCGACCACGCCGATGCCGCCTACGACGTTGTGGATCAGCTTGTTGCCGCCGCCAAAGACCTGTGGCGCCACGGTTGACCCGTAGTATTGCAGGCTGATCCAGCTGGCGACCACGACCGGGGCGGTCAGGATCAGTTCCAGCGTGCCAAAGCCTTCGTCGGCAGTCCAATCATAGCTGTGCAGGAAGGCACGGCCCTGCAGGTCGCGCCCGGCGGTCGCAGACCGGGGGGCTGCGATGAAGGCCGCGCAACCGGCGAGGCCCCATTCGGGCCGGACCTCGGCCCAGTCGGTGGCGCGGTGGGCAAGGGTTGCGCCCTTGGCCCCCGGCAAACGCAGCGCGCGTTCCGCCCGTGACTGGTGCGCGGCGGCGGCTAGCCAACCCTCGGCCCGGGCCAGATCGGCGGCGTGGCCGGGGGCGGGCGCGTCGGGATACAGCGTGACCTGATCGGTCACTGTATCATGCAGGCCCGCGACAAAGAGCGTGTCATCCGGCAGCGTCAGGCCCTGTGCAGGCAGACCGGCGCGGGTTTCCGGGTCGTTCAGAAGGGCGGCAAGCAGCCGGGCCGAAACCTCGCCGGTCTGGCCGCAGCAGGCACCGCAGTGATAGGCGCTTTCATGCGGGTTGTTCGTCACCTGCGCGCCATGGCCGACCAGCAGGACAAAGCGGGCGTGCCCGCTCGTCATGCTCATCGCGCGCAGGACAGCGGCAGCGGTCTGGGCCTTTTGCTCTGGCGTCAACAGTACTTCCATCCGGGGCATTGGGCTGGGGGCAAGCCCCTTGGCCCCCAGCCCCAGGGCATCGCGCACCAGCTTGCCGCCGTAGACGGGACCTGCCGCCTCGACAAAGGCGAAGGAGGAGACCGCCGCTTGCCGGAACCGGCCCCAGGCACGGGTCGCGCGGGCCTTGATCCGGATGGCCGCTTCGGCTTCGTCATTGCCGTGGCTGGTTGAGGTCAGCGCGGGGTTCAGAAGGGCGGGCAGATGGGCCTGCGCCTCATTCGTGCCCGCAGGCCGATGGGCGAGGGGCAGGCCGAAGAACCCGGCAAAGCCCAGCGTCTCGATCCCTTGATCCTGCCCTTCCAGCGCGCGGCGCAGCACTTCGGACCGCACGTCGATGCAGAAGGCGGCCTGCACCGCGGGCCGGTCCGTGCGGGCTATGGGCCCTGACAGAAGCGTGGCGAGCTTGCGCTGATGCGCCCGTTCCGCGGCCTCTTGCAGGACAGCGTCCAGCGCCTGATCGGCCGTCGCCATCAGCGGTGTGGCATGGGCGGCAACCGTGGCCTGCCAGCACTCTGCGAGGGTCGGGCAATGGGCCAGAAGGGCTTCTTCCCAGATCAGCCGGATCGCCAGAAGGTCGGTGAGCGTCGTGTCGCTGTGGCCCTTCAGTTCCGCCTGCCACAGCAGCCAGCGGGCATGCTGCGGCCAGCCGCCGAGGTCAACCAGCAGCCGGTGAAAGACGGTCTCGGCGGCAGCGGCGGTCAGGCCCAGCCGGTCGGCGGCGCGCCCAATGGAACGCTGGGCCGTGTCGGGCGCTTCGGCGACATGGGCGGAAAAGCCGGTCAACCCGGCAATTTCGGGCGTCAGGTCATGGGTCGCCCATTCCCGCCAGGCGGCAAAGGCGCCATGCCCCGGACGCGGAGCCCAAAGCGCCTGACCCCGGTCGAAGTACCCCGCCGCCCAAAGGCCAAAGCTACGGGCGATGATGGAGGGCCAGTCGGTACCGGTCACCCGCGCCGCCAGGTCCGCCACGGTGGGCAGTGCCTGCGGTGCGGGGGCTGGCACAAGCATCCGGGTTTTCAGCCAGGCCAGATCCTGCGGCTTGACCGGCGCGGGCGAGGCGATCAGCGCAGCGGCAAGGTCGTCATCGCTGATCTCGCCCGCCGTGACCCGTGCGGCAAGATCGGCCCGCGGCAAGGTCAATCCAACCCCCGCCGCCCGGGACAGGCGGGCCGAAGCTTGGGACAGATTTTCCTGCGTCTGGCCCAGAAACGGGTTCACCGCAACGGTGGCATCCAACGGAAAGGCAGGCGGGATCTGGCGCGCGGCGGCTTCGGCGGCGGCAAGGATCTCCGCTGCCATGGCGGGGGCAATCGGGGTTTGGGAGTCAAACATGGGAACCTCTGGATCAGGATTTCGGGGACGTCCGGAAGCCACCGGTCAGGCGGTCCAGAAGCGCGTTAAGGTATAGGCCGTTCGCCAGATGGACCCGCAGACCGGCGGTTGCCGGGTGATGCGCCCACAGCGGGAACAGTGACTGAGCAAAGGCCACAAGGCCAAAGGACAGGACTGCCAGCACGATCAGCGCCCATTCCAGCGCGCCTGCGATGGGGGCGGCGGGCAGGGACGGGCCCCAGACGGTTTGTGCCACCACCTGAAACCCGAAATAGGCCAGTGCTGCGCCAAGCGAGGCGGCCACCGTCCGCCGCGTCAGTGCACCGGGCGCTGTATCGGCAAGGCCTTGGGCGATCAGATAGGACACGCCGAAGATCAGGATCGCCCCCAGCGCCAGCGCCTGCGGCGACTTTTCCCCGACCAGCGCGGTAAACCCCGTTGCAACGGCTGCATAAAGCACCAACGCCAGCCCGAAGGACCGTGCCACTGCCGCAAGGCCCGGCACAGCCACCGGGCCGGGTTTGCGGATGGCGTTGACCGCATGGATTGCTCCACCCGACGACAGGAAGGCATGCGCCTTGTAAAGCGAATGGGCGACGATGTGCAAAAGCGCCAGCGCCCAAAGCCCCAGCCCGCATTGCAAAAGCATGAAGCCCATCTGCGCCACAGTGGACCACGCAAGCGCGGTCTTGACTGCACTTTGCGTCAGCATCACCAGCGCACCGAAGAGGGCCGTCAACCCGCCGATCAGGGCCAGCGCCGCCATCGCGCCGGCGCTGTTCTGCACCAGCCCCGCCAGCGTGATCAGCAGAACCCCGCCCGAGTTGATGATGCCCGCATGCAAAAGGGCTGAAACCGGGGTTGGCGCCTCCATCACCTCGGTCAGCCAACCGTGTACGGGGAAGGCCGCAGTCTTGAGGACAGCCGCCAGCACCAGAAGGCCCACCGCCACCTGCGCCAGCACGGGCAGGCTGGCTGCGGTGGTCAGGGCTGCGATGTCCACGGTGCCGAAGCTGTGCCACAGAAGGAGCGCCGCAAGGATCAGCGCCAGATCACCCGCGCCCCAGACCCGGGTGAACTTGGCCGCCGCGCGCCGCGCCTCGGCCCGGTCGGGGTAGAACAGGAGGAGTTGCCGCAGCACTAGCCCGGTCGCCACAAAGCTTGCGACCAGTACTGGCAGGCTTGCGGCCTGTACCAGAGCTAGAACCACCGCGATGGTCGTCAGGGTCAGGGCGTGAAACCAGCCCTCGCGCGCTTCGCCATCCAGATAGCGGCGGGAGTAGCGGACCACGACCCAGCCGACGAAGGCGACCAGAAGCGCCATGGTCGCGCTGACAGCATCCAGTCGCACGACCGGCGCATCGCCCAAAGTCAGGACCATCGGGCCGGCAAACCAAAGCTGTGCAAGCCCGCCAAGCCCAAGGCCGAGGGCGGCGAGGGCCGCAGCTTCCGCCAGCAGAGGCAGGCGGCCGGGTCGGCGACCGGGACGTGCGAGGAACAAAAGCGCCGCCACCAGCAGCAACAGGGGGGCAAGGGCAATAAGGGGAATGGGTGTCATGACAGGCTCCGGTGCTGGGATCGCGTCCGGGGATGTAGCCTTTGACAGAGTTCCAGAAAATTACATATATTGCGGGATATCGTTCCATTGGATCGAACAATGTCCCAGTTGAACCTGCACCATCTGCGCCTGTTCCGGGCCATCGCGAGCGTTGGCACGTTGACTGGTGCGGCGCGCGGGCTGAACCTGTCGCAATCGGCGCTGTCCACCCAGCTGCGCACACTTGAGGCGTCACTGGGGCAGGCGCTTTTCGAACGCAGGGGCCGCGGCCTGATCCTGACCGAAGCAGGGCGCATTGCGCTTGACCATGCCGAGGCGATCTTTCGCACCGTGGACGACTTGACCGCCACCTTGCGCGAAACCGGTCGGGCACGCCGGGCCTTGCGGGTGGGGGCGCTTGCCACCCTGTCGCGGAACTTTCAGATGCAGTTCCTTGCGCCACTGATCGGGCAGCCG from Tabrizicola piscis harbors:
- a CDS encoding YbcC family protein, which codes for MAAEILAAAEAAARQIPPAFPLDATVAVNPFLGQTQENLSQASARLSRAAGVGLTLPRADLAARVTAGEISDDDLAAALIASPAPVKPQDLAWLKTRMLVPAPAPQALPTVADLAARVTGTDWPSIIARSFGLWAAGYFDRGQALWAPRPGHGAFAAWREWATHDLTPEIAGLTGFSAHVAEAPDTAQRSIGRAADRLGLTAAAAETVFHRLLVDLGGWPQHARWLLWQAELKGHSDTTLTDLLAIRLIWEEALLAHCPTLAECWQATVAAHATPLMATADQALDAVLQEAAERAHQRKLATLLSGPIARTDRPAVQAAFCIDVRSEVLRRALEGQDQGIETLGFAGFFGLPLAHRPAGTNEAQAHLPALLNPALTSTSHGNDEAEAAIRIKARATRAWGRFRQAAVSSFAFVEAAGPVYGGKLVRDALGLGAKGLAPSPMPRMEVLLTPEQKAQTAAAVLRAMSMTSGHARFVLLVGHGAQVTNNPHESAYHCGACCGQTGEVSARLLAALLNDPETRAGLPAQGLTLPDDTLFVAGLHDTVTDQVTLYPDAPAPGHAADLARAEGWLAAAAHQSRAERALRLPGAKGATLAHRATDWAEVRPEWGLAGCAAFIAAPRSATAGRDLQGRAFLHSYDWTADEGFGTLELILTAPVVVASWISLQYYGSTVAPQVFGGGNKLIHNVVGGIGVVEGNGGLLRPGLPFQTVHDGANAVHDALRLTVMVEAPVEAMTDILRKHDGVRALFDNGWLHLLALSGGQITARYRPGLMWEGLPPPDPGNSPR
- a CDS encoding calcium:proton antiporter, with protein sequence MTPASGTPWWSWAAPTVAILIGAVGLLALHGEIPAIGFVVAVPVLFAAVFAAVHHAETVAHRIGQPFGSILLALAVTVIEVSLIVSMLLSSPETDSSIARDTVFAAIMIVLNGIVGLCLLIGGIRFHEQVFQARSASAALGVLGTLAVLGLVLPNYTTTTPGPSYAPAQLVFVAVVSLALYGLFLYVQTVRHKDAFLDGDADDDQHAPPDRRTFLIALALLPLSLLAVVLLAEVLAHPVEAAIVRSGFPEALIGVIIALVVLMPEGLASVRAARANRLQTSINLALGSALASLCLTIPTVAVLSIAMGQTLILGLEAEHLVLLLLSLFMATLTLATGRTTVLQGGVHLVIFFAFLTIAAIP
- a CDS encoding DUF3095 domain-containing protein: MTADIAPDYIDTLPVFTDFGDVADVSRYRALPDDWILAVADVVSSSEAIAMGKYKMVNMAGASVITAVLNTLGRMDYPFVFGGDGAVIAVPGWAEDQTRTALAAVARWISEDLGLTMRVAIVPLSAIRAQGLDVQVARFRTGPDLTFAMFAGGGSSWAEAQMKAGAYTIAPAEPGSRPDLTGLSCRWNPLAARNGNIVSVIAVPGTDATPESFRALVADLVAILNTAGSTGNPLPDEGPQPMLSFAGVEPEVRATAPRGKALRTRIAVMAQIILTYVLYWTRLSLGGFNARSYARQFVHNTDFRKFDDGLKMTVDVDAADLSRIEAMLADAAARNLCDYGLHRQDSALVTCIVPSALSRDHMHFIDGASGGYAEAAVRMKAMVRQRGENRLKTTNDQV
- a CDS encoding proton-conducting transporter membrane subunit; the protein is MTPIPLIALAPLLLLVAALLFLARPGRRPGRLPLLAEAAALAALGLGLGGLAQLWFAGPMVLTLGDAPVVRLDAVSATMALLVAFVGWVVVRYSRRYLDGEAREGWFHALTLTTIAVVLALVQAASLPVLVASFVATGLVLRQLLLFYPDRAEARRAAAKFTRVWGAGDLALILAALLLWHSFGTVDIAALTTAASLPVLAQVAVGLLVLAAVLKTAAFPVHGWLTEVMEAPTPVSALLHAGIINSGGVLLITLAGLVQNSAGAMAALALIGGLTALFGALVMLTQSAVKTALAWSTVAQMGFMLLQCGLGLWALALLHIVAHSLYKAHAFLSSGGAIHAVNAIRKPGPVAVPGLAAVARSFGLALVLYAAVATGFTALVGEKSPQALALGAILIFGVSYLIAQGLADTAPGALTRRTVAASLGAALAYFGFQVVAQTVWGPSLPAAPIAGALEWALIVLAVLSFGLVAFAQSLFPLWAHHPATAGLRVHLANGLYLNALLDRLTGGFRTSPKS